One window of the Hyperolius riggenbachi isolate aHypRig1 chromosome 5, aHypRig1.pri, whole genome shotgun sequence genome contains the following:
- the RIOK3 gene encoding serine/threonine-protein kinase RIO3, whose translation MEQVGIITSEARPCPWGAPAKPINQCSLTEVMSEELARELQLEEESHAFPGEALTDEGPFLTSENLDTSSDAVLAQMLQMQFDKEYDAQLLREEKKFNGDSKVSISFENFRKVNPCEDSDSSGDEVDWQDTRHDPYKADKPTTTPKRGFIGKGKDITTKHDEVVCGRKNTARMENFVPEFQVGDGIGMDLKLSNQVFNALKQHSISEQRKSARLHDKKEVSTTEKVVDPKTRLLLYKMVNAGVLETINGCVSTGKESVVFHASGGSMEDQEVPDECAIKVFKTTLNEFKNRDKYIKDDYRFKERFSKLNPRKIIRMWAEKEKHNLKRMQKAGIPCPEVVMLKKHILVMSFIGKDQVPAPTLKEAKLGLEDSKAAYSQVLELMKQLYHQCNLVHADLSEYNMMWHDGKVWLIDVSQSVEPTHPHGLEFLYRDCRNVSQFFQKCGVPETPNERELFNIVSDLNITSDNQVDFLAEIEALEKINEAHVQNHSKKVATFQRDDDGPPRLYDE comes from the exons ATGGAGCAAGTGGGGATCATCACTAGCGAAGCCCGGCCG TGCCCTTGGGGTGCACCTGCAAAGCCTATAAACCAGTGCTCCTTGACAGAGGTCATGAGTGAGGAGCTTGCCAGGGAACTCCAGCTAGAGGAAGAGAGCCATGCCTTCCCCGGGGAAGCTCT TACTGATGAAGGACCTTTCCTGACCAGTGAAAACCTTGATACATCGAGTGATGCAGTGCTTGCCCAAATGCTACAGATGCAGTTCGATAAGGAATATGATGCTCAGCTTCTCAGAGAGGAGAAGAAGTTTAATGGTGACAGTAAAG TTTCCATTTCCTTTGAAAACTTTCGCAAAGTGAATCCATGTGAAGACAGCGATAGCTCTGGGGATGAGGTGGACTGGCAGGATACACGCCACGACCCGTACAAAGCTG ATAAACCAACCACCACTCCAAAGAGGGGCTTTATTGGTAAAGGAAAAGACATAACAACCAAACATGACGAGGTGGTGTGCGGCAGGAAGAACACGGCTCGGATGGAAAAT TTTGTGCCAGAATTCCAAGTTGGAGATGGCATTGGCATGGACTTGAAGTTATCCAATCAGGTTTTCAATGCATTAAAGCAGCACTCAATCTCTGAGCAGCGCAAGAGTGCCAGACTGCATGACAAAAAGGAAGTGTCTACAACT GAAAAAGTGGTGGATCCAAAGACCAGACTGCTGCTGTATAAAATGGTGAATGCTGGGGTGCTGGAAACTATCAATGGCTGTGTGAGCACTGGAAAGGAGTCAGTTGTGTTTCATGCTAGTGGAGGAAG TATGGAAGACCAGGAAGTTCCCGATGAATGTGCCATAAAGGTTTTCAAGACGACTCTTAATGAATTCAAAAACAGAGACAAATACATAAAAGATGATTATAGATTCAAGGAACGATTCAGCAAACTCAATCCACGAAAAATCATCCGCATGTGGGCAGAGAAGGAAAAACACAACCTGAAGAG GATGCAGAAGGCTGGCATTCCTTGCCCAGAAGTTGTCATGCTAAAGAAGCACATTTTGGTCATGTCTTTTATTGGGAAGGATCAGGTTCCTGCTCCAACTCTGAAAGAGGCGAAACTTGGGTTGGAGGATTCCAAAGCTGCCTATTCTCAGGTCCTTGAG ttGATGAAGCAGCTCTATCACCAGTGTAATCTTGTCCATGCAGATCTGAGTGAATATAACATGATGTGGCAtgatgggaag GTGTGGCTTATCGATGTCAGTCAGTCAGTTGAGCCTACTCATCCTCATGGACTGGAATTTCTGTACAGGGATTGCAGGAACGTGTCTCAG TTTTTCCAGAAATGTGGTGTTCCAGAAACGCCTAATGAAAGAGAACTCTTCAATATTGTCTCTGACTTGAATATTACCTCTGATAACCAAGTGGATTTTCTGGCAGAG ATTGAAGCGCTGGAGAAGATTAATGAAGCTCATGTTCAGAATCATTCAAAGAAGGTGGCCACCTTCCAGAGGGATGACGATGGACCCCCCAGACTATACGATGAATAA